The following nucleotide sequence is from Apium graveolens cultivar Ventura chromosome 4, ASM990537v1, whole genome shotgun sequence.
GATGTCCGCTCCAAGAATCCTTCTGGCAACACCTCATTGTAGTCCTCGTAATCTTTTGGCAATTCAATCTTTTCCTTCTCTTGTGATGGGCGTCGCAGAGACCACAAGAAACTCTGTCCGCTGAGCTCCAACGCGCTTGCTATCTCCTTTACTTGCTCGATATCAAAGCTTCCCATACTTCCAAAGCACAAAAACACCACAGATGAACTTGGCTGCCTGTCTAACCAGCTCATTATGGCCTCATAAGAATTCTTGTTATTGGATGTTGGTTCACCTTTCTTGAAATTTATTACAGGCCCTACAGGGTAGATATGAGGTATGTTTCCATCATCTTCGAGAGACTTAATAGCATAAGCCTCCAGTTCCAATACTGTATTGACCAAAATAGCTCTGGTCTTTCGTAATCTTCTTGCTATAGTTGTCATCATGGCAGATCCATTCTCCGTTAGCATCACGGAAGGCAAAGCCTTAGCAGGAACCAGGTTCGAGAAGCACGGGACAGAGAGCTCAATATCTGAGTCCTTGTACTCTGAAATTTCCAGGTTTTCATTGTCTTTAAGATTTTGAGCATAAAATACGAGGCCAAGAAAAGAAGCACCAGAAGTGAAGAATACATAGGCTGGCACATTAAAATCATTAGCCACTTGTATCATAGGGGTGCAAAACATGTCAAGAACAAATCCACCAAGCCTAGAAGACTCGGACCGATTCAAAATCTCTCGAACTACATCTTTAACCTGAGTCCTCTGTTCCGAGAGGAAAGAATCAAGGAACGACATGCGTGGGAAAGACTTGAGCTTTGTGACAATGCTCTCGTCAAGAGAAGGGATGTCTACAAAATTAATGCGGTCTGGAGCATCATTCTGAAGGTTTTGAGTTAAGGCAGCAGCGCCACTGTCGAAAGGCATCTTTATTATCAGGATGTTGATGGAGACTTGCTCGTCGCGACGAACAAGCATCTTTGCAAGCTCAACTGCAGATACCAGATGACCAACTCCAGGAGCTGGGATAAAAATCAACTCTGATATCATCATTTTTTTATAACAATAACTGGGATGAAAAAAGGTTGGCAATGACTAAATTTTTTATAAATCTTTGAAACAAGCTCTAACTAGTTTTAGTAGAAGAGAAATCTAATTGTTTCAAGGACGGACCAAAGTCTAGTCGTCCGTCCCTTTAACTTTTTAGACTTGTTGGCCATGCGTGAAGACTTGTTGGCCATGCGTGTTCAAGTTCCATTTGTTGTGCAATTCGAGGAAAGCAGGCAGGAGTATAAAACTATAAATGAAACATCTGAGATACAAAGAACAGGTTCAATCATTCATCACAACAATATTCAGAACAGCTTTGGCCGCCCACTAACCTAGTTTAGTTTCTAAATTTGTCTTTTCCAAGgttttgaaataaaaaaaatgtatTTTCAATTACTCGTAGAAGCATTCGGTTACGTTAACGCAAAACTAACcgaaaaatcaaattaatttcAGTTTAGCTAACAATTATGAAACCTCAGTTCGGTATCATTTTAGTTAcatttgggttttgattaaccgaaataaaactatataatttaattaattaattttaatctAAAATGGGGTCTGATTCCAGCAACTACATAATTATGTAAGATTTATGAACATGTAATTCAGAGTATAGAATATTTTTGGATTTTAACTTCTTATGATTTTGTTTCAAATTATAGAAATGACATCAAAGATAGCATTGTTTTGGACTTTTGGGAGTTGGGGGATCAAGAACACCCATTATCTGTGCTTGGATCCGCCCCTGCTCGTACTAAATGACTTTATTACATTGATGGCCTGAAAAATGAATAAAGATTGCAGCTTTGTTTTCTTTCTAAATCTTTATCTTCTTACAGATCATCGGTTTAAAACAGAATCTGGCAGGTTTGAAGTTTTCAAATTTGGTTGGCTGGACTAGAAAACTAAGTTACATCCCTTTTAGGATAGCTCAACTGTAGCATATAACTTGAACGATTGAAAATCATGCATTAATCCAGAAAACATAACATCTGCGGAGCTTAAATTATAATTTACTATACTCTAGTACATCGTATAACATACATCAAAAATATATTAACTAAGTACTGGAAACTGTAAAGGCCTAATGGATTTCTTACATAAAAATAGGGATTATTAAGAGAACATTTCAAGTTGAAAGGTTTACAAGAACAACAAGGAACTAACTAAAACATAGGCTGCTTTAATAATCCTGACTTCCTGTTTTATAGGACGAAGATTTGCTCCTTAGTTGCAGGCTCCGGAAATATTATTGTTATTGATGCAATTTTTGAACTCCTACACCCGGATGTTATCCATGATAGCCTCAATAAACTGTCCAAGAGAAGTATAAGACGAGCCGGCCTCTACGGTAGCTTCTCTGCATTTGTCTTTCATTTCCATCATCTTACTTCTTACTTCACTTTCTCCATCCATCACACATCTTATACCCCTCTCTATCACTTCCGCTTTCACAACTTCTGTTGATTCTAACTTGGTAAATTGGTCTTTTCTGTGGTCCATTTTAATCTCCGCTGCAATTCCTAGTTCCTTGACTAACTGGAAAGCATTGATCTGTTGTTCAGCATACAGAGGCCATGTAGCCATTGGAACGCCATGCCATATACTCTCTAAACTAGAGTTCCATCCACAATGGGATACGAATCCTCCCACAGATGGATGGGAAAGGATAGTCACCTGCGGCGCCCATCCAATCACCTTTCCTATTGCTGATGTCCGCTCCAAGAATCCCTCTGCCAACACCTCATTGTAATCCTCATAGTCTGTTGGTAAGTTCATTTTCTCCTTCTCTTGTGATGGACGACGTAGAGACCACAAGAAACGTTGTCCGCTGAGTTCCAATGCGTGTGCTATCTCAGTTACTTGCTCTGCATCAAAGCTTCCCCTACTCCCAAAGCACAGAAAAACTACAGAAAGAGGCGGTTGACGATCTAGCCAGCAAACAATGTCCTCTTCTGATTTTTTCTTATCCGGTGTCGCCCAACCAGTCGTAAAATTAATTATAGGGCCTACATGATAAATCAGAGGAGTGTTTTCATCGTCAGCAAGGGACTTGATAGCGTGGGCTTCCAGTTCCAACACGGTATTCACCAAGATACCTCTGGCCTCTCGTAACCTTCGGGCTGTAGCTACGATGAAGGCAGTCCCATCCTTAGTAAGCATCACTGACGGCAAGACCTTAACAGGAACCGGGTTGATGAAACCAGGAGCAGAGAGCTCAGCGTCTGAATCAGAAATTTCTTTGCTTTCATTGTCTTTGAGATTTTGAACGTACAACATGAGAGAAAGAAAAGCAGCACCAGAAGTGAAGAATACATAAGCTGGGACATTGAATTCATTTGCCACGTCTATCATTGAGTTGCAGAACATATCAACAATGAATCCACCAAGCTTACCCGACTCGGACTGTTTTAAAATTGTTGTAACTATATCTCTTACCAGTGCCCGCTGGCTCTCAATGAAGGCAGGGAAGAAAGATATCGGTGGTAAAGACATGAGCTCTTTCCGAGTAGCCTCGTCTAAATCAGGGATGTCTACAAAGGCTATGCGTTTAGGAGCCTCTTCCTTAAGGTTCTGAGCCAATGCTCCTGTGTTGGAGCCAAAAGGATGCTTCATTATCAAGATGGTGATGAAAATCCGACCATCTCGACTGGCAAGGAGCTTAGCAAACTCAACGGA
It contains:
- the LOC141717181 gene encoding anthocyanidin 3-O-glucosyltransferase 2-like produces the protein MMISELIFIPAPGVGHLVSAVELAKMLVRRDEQVSINILIIKMPFDSGAAALTQNLQNDAPDRINFVDIPSLDESIVTKLKSFPRMSFLDSFLSEQRTQVKDVVREILNRSESSRLGGFVLDMFCTPMIQVANDFNVPAYVFFTSGASFLGLVFYAQNLKDNENLEISEYKDSDIELSVPCFSNLVPAKALPSVMLTENGSAMMTTIARRLRKTRAILVNTVLELEAYAIKSLEDDGNIPHIYPVGPVINFKKGEPTSNNKNSYEAIMSWLDRQPSSSVVFLCFGSMGSFDIEQVKEIASALELSGQSFLWSLRRPSQEKEKIELPKDYEDYNEVLPEGFLERTSEKGKVIGWAPQVTILSHPAVGGFVSHCGWNSTLESIWCGVPIATWPIFAEQQSNAFQLVNELGLAVKIRLDYRNNYFAPNESPELVTAEEIVSGLGGLMNYGEITDKVKTVQDVCRKAIIEGGSSYNSLGQFIQDVTDNINQRFNL
- the LOC141721080 gene encoding anthocyanidin 3-O-glucosyltransferase 2-like; the protein is MRAELIFIPSPGVGHLASSVEFAKLLASRDGRIFITILIMKHPFGSNTGALAQNLKEEAPKRIAFVDIPDLDEATRKELMSLPPISFFPAFIESQRALVRDIVTTILKQSESGKLGGFIVDMFCNSMIDVANEFNVPAYVFFTSGAAFLSLMLYVQNLKDNESKEISDSDAELSAPGFINPVPVKVLPSVMLTKDGTAFIVATARRLREARGILVNTVLELEAHAIKSLADDENTPLIYHVGPIINFTTGWATPDKKKSEEDIVCWLDRQPPLSVVFLCFGSRGSFDAEQVTEIAHALELSGQRFLWSLRRPSQEKEKMNLPTDYEDYNEVLAEGFLERTSAIGKVIGWAPQVTILSHPSVGGFVSHCGWNSSLESIWHGVPMATWPLYAEQQINAFQLVKELGIAAEIKMDHRKDQFTKLESTEVVKAEVIERGIRCVMDGESEVRSKMMEMKDKCREATVEAGSSYTSLGQFIEAIMDNIRV